A single window of Rana temporaria chromosome 1, aRanTem1.1, whole genome shotgun sequence DNA harbors:
- the LOC120924746 gene encoding E3 ubiquitin-protein ligase TRIM8-like has product MASADLRKELECSICLDFYTDPVTLKCGHNYCRDCIGRALDTQEGSGGYSCPECKQSFQKRPVLQRNLKLRNIVENFLPTHPDQEESGVFCTYCIHTPVPAVISCLHCEASLCDNHLRVHSKSPEHVLCDVATTSLENRKCSVHKKILEYYCNEDSSCICMSCRLDGEHRGHQVETLDEASEMKKKKLRNVQQKLMTEREEMEKRVQSLQQWINQLEIKKDTLYSRILYIEELCNMTDPLTVLQESDTGDLCD; this is encoded by the exons atggcgtctGCTGATCTGAGGAAGGAGCTGGAATGTTCCATCTGTCTGGACTTTTATACGGATCCTGTGACACTGAAATGTGGACACAACTACTGCCGGGACTGTATTGGTCGTGCGttggatacacaggaggggtctggaggttattcctgtcctgaatgtaaacaaagcttcCAGAAACGTCCCGTCCTTCAGAGGAATCTGAAACTACGTAACATAGTGGAGAATTTCCTGCCCACCCATCCAGATCAGGAGGAGTCCGGG GTCTTCTGTACTTACTGTATTCACACTCCTGTACCTGCTGTCATATCCTGTCTGCATTGTGAAGCTTCTCTGTGTGACAATCACCTAAGAGTCCACAGCAAGTCACCAGAACACGTCTTATGTGACGTCGCCACCACTTCCCTGGAAAACAggaaatgctccgtccataagaagatcctggagtattactgcaATGAGGACTCCTCCTGTATCTGTATGTCCTGCAGGCTGGATGGAGAACATCGGGGACACCAGGTGGAGACTCTGGATGAGGCCTctgagatgaagaagaagaaactGAGGAATGTTCAGCAGAAActgatgacagagagagaggagatggagaaaagagtccagagtctgcagcAATGGATCAATCagctggaaataaagaaggaCACACTATACAGCAGAATACTTtacattgaggagctgtgtaacatgacggatccactgactgtcctacaggaatcagacacaggtgacttgtgtgat